One window of the Eucalyptus grandis isolate ANBG69807.140 chromosome 8, ASM1654582v1, whole genome shotgun sequence genome contains the following:
- the LOC104431314 gene encoding putative calcium-transporting ATPase 13, plasma membrane-type — protein sequence MITGDNIFNVKAIAKDCGILKPGKDTWNGAIVEGAEFRSYTPEERLQRVEKIQVMVRSSPFDKLPTVQCLKQKGHAVTITGDSMNDAPALKEANIGLSMGISGNEAAKECSDILTALTSALAITMVAALSSGSLPLTAVQLLWHPVAGDDPLVTNIMWRNLVAQASYEVTVLLILQFKGELLYVNQQVKNASIFNALILCQVFNLFNCRKLEEITSSRGRSDATNGFGLLQEG from the exons ATGATAACGGGAGACAACATCTTCAATGTTAAGGCCATCGCCAAGGACTGTGGGATTCTCAAACCGGGGAAGGATACCTGGAACGGAGCCATTGTGGAAGGAGCTGAGTTCCGCAGCTACACGCCTGAGGAGAGGCTTCAGAGAGTTGAAAAAATCCAAGTCATGGTGAGATCCTCCCCTTTTGATAAGCTTCCCACGGTTCAGTGCCTGAAGCAGAAAGGCCACGCCGTCACCATCACAGGGGACAGCATGAACGATGCACCGGCCCTCAAGGAAGCCAACATTGGACTTTCCATGGGGATTTCCGGCAATGAAGCAGCCAAGGAGTGCTCCGATATC CTTACGGCGCTCACCTCAGCTCTAGCAATTACCATGGTAGCTGCACTTTCATCAGGCAGCTTACCGCTAACAGCAGTCCAGTTATTATGG CATCCTGTGGCTGGGGATGATCCACTTGTAACCAACATTATGTGGAGAAACCTGGTAGCTCAAGCATCATACGAGGTGACAGTCCTTTTGATACTGCAGTTCAAGGGGGAACTTCTCTACGTGAATCAACAGGTCAAGAACGCATCGATCTTTAATGCTCTCATCCTCTGTCAAGTTTTCAACCTATTCAATTGCAGGAAGCTTGAAGAGATCACGTCTTCGAGGGGACGTTCAGATGCGACAAATGGGTTTGGGCTGCTTCAGGAGGGATAG
- the LOC104456341 gene encoding calmodulin-like protein 11, with protein MADMLTQEQIVEFKEAFTLFDKDGDGCITLEELATVIRSLDQNPTEKELQDMINEVDADGNGTIEFAEFLNLMANKMKETDAEEELKEAFKVFDKDQNGYISASELRHVMINLGEKLTDEEVEQMIREADLDGDGQVNYDEFVKMMMTIG; from the exons ATGGCAGATATGCTTACTCAAGAACAGATAGTTGAGTTCAAGGAAGCTTTCACTCTATTTGACAAAGATGGCGATG GTTGCATTACTCTTGAAGAACTAGCGACGGTCATACGGTCGTTGGATCAGAACCCCACAGAGAAAGAGCTTCAGGACATGATCAACGAAGTAGATGCCGATGGGAACGGCACGATCGAATTCGCTGAGTTCTTGAACTTGATGGCCAACAAAATGAAG GAAACGGATGCAGAGGAGGAACTGAAAGAGGCTTTCAAAGTGTTCGACAAGGACCAGAATGGATACATATCCGCTAGCGAG CTTCGGCATGTAATGATAAATCTGGGGGAGAAGCTGACGGACGAGGAGGTGGAGCAGATGATAAGAGAGGCCGACCTGGACGGCGATGGGCAGGTCAACTACGATGAATTCGTCAAGATGATGATGACCATTGgatga